In Marinobacter qingdaonensis, the genomic stretch CATCACCAGGGAATTCATCCAGGGCATGGCCGGCGGCGTGCCGATCCTGGGCACCATGACCAAGAAGTGCCGGGTCCAGCAGGAATCCCGCAATGTCTTCCGCATTGTCCTGGTGCAGGGCCTGAACCGGCAGATCCGCCGCATGTGCGAGCACTTCGGCTACGAGGTCACCAAGCTGAAACGGGTGCGCATTATGAACATCCAGCTTGGTGGCCTGCCCGCGGGCCAGTGGCGCGATCTCACCAGCAAGGAGCTGGCCGTGCTGTTCGAGTCCATCAAGGATTCGTCGTCGGAAGCGCCCGCGGGCGCTCGCAAACAGGTGCGCAGCCCGGGCAAGAAGCCGTCACCCGGCGGCAAACGTCCGGGCAACAAGCCTGCGCGCAAGACCGGGCCGGGCCAGCGGACGGGGGGCAAACCCGGAGGCAAACCGACCGGTCGGCCAGGCGCCAAGCCGGCGTCCCGACCCAAACCGAAAAAGCAGCGCCAGCGCAGCAGCAAACGCTGAACCGCCCTACTCCCCGCGCCAGTTGACGCTGTAGAGGTCGTGCCGGCGGTCCTGCAGGTTCTTTACGGTGCCGCTGTTG encodes the following:
- the rluF gene encoding 23S rRNA pseudouridine(2604) synthase RluF, yielding MTTSSSTRLNKYISESGLCSRREADRYIEQGQVFINGKRATVGDQVAPGDTVKVSGQVIEPRSEEDLVFIAVNKPVGIVSTTDDAEKHNIQRFVGHSERIFPIGRLDKDSEGLIFMTSNGDLVNKILRAGNNHEKEYLVTVDRPITREFIQGMAGGVPILGTMTKKCRVQQESRNVFRIVLVQGLNRQIRRMCEHFGYEVTKLKRVRIMNIQLGGLPAGQWRDLTSKELAVLFESIKDSSSEAPAGARKQVRSPGKKPSPGGKRPGNKPARKTGPGQRTGGKPGGKPTGRPGAKPASRPKPKKQRQRSSKR